A window from Populus trichocarpa isolate Nisqually-1 chromosome 3, P.trichocarpa_v4.1, whole genome shotgun sequence encodes these proteins:
- the LOC112326921 gene encoding uncharacterized protein LOC112326921, with product MEDEERAHRDAHFQEELESLKTSVARLTSLLEQTLRNTSGEGPSNPPVTFNQIPTIAQPEERMSEHGQEPQHNPTFVQSATPAPAPAVMDAFANESHKAKSSDSLDQEKIAALEARIKVIEGVDLYDPVRAAEMCLVPNVVVPKTFLVPDFIKYSGTQCTMTHLKLDNTKIRRWKDLVDAFIKQYKYNMNIAPDRTSLSNLEKKDKESIREYAQRWRESAAQVHPPLLDKEMVTLFADTLKAPYYEHVMGSSTQQFTNAVVVCERIEQGVKSGRIVVAPEKRGFERKVVDHVRDDYRGRKNTFQNYHTPSQITNINSSPPTKKPEPQNFQAKSQIGNYQRVQEQLPLLPLPLNEMYQKLLSIGHVAPEPLAPLQPPYPGWYKPELTCEYHAGVSGHSIHTCNAFKRKLQQLIKAGWIAFEDTPNVNTNPLPTHA from the exons atggaagatgaagagcgcGCTCACCGTGACGcccattttcaagaagagttggagtctcTGAAGACAAGTGTGGCTCGCCTCACTAGCTTACTCGAACAAACACTGAGAAATACCTCTGGTGAAGGTCCTTCTAACCCACCAGTCACCTTTAATCAGATTCCAACAATAGCTCAGCCCGAAGAAAGAATGAGTGAACATGGTCAAGAGCCTCAACATAATCCAACATTTGTGCAGTCAGCAACACCTGCACCAGCCCCTGCAGTCATGGATGCATTTGCTAACGAGTCCCACAAGGCCAAGTCATCTGATagccttgatcaagaaaagatagCGGCACTGGAAGCCAGAATCAAAGTCATTGAAGGGGTAGACTTATATGACCCAGTACGGGCAGCGGAGATGTGTCTAGTCCCAAATGTGGTTGTCCCGAAAACGTTTCTTGTTCCTGATTTCATCAAATATAGCGGAACACAATGCACCATGACTCATCTCAA attgGACAACACAAAGATCCGGAGATGGAAAGACCTGGTGGATGCTTTTATCAAGCAGTACAAATACAACATGAACATTGCTCCCGACAGAACCAGCTTATCCAATCTAGagaaaaaggacaaagaaagtATAAGGGAATATGCTCAAAGATGGCGAGAATCAGCTGCTCAAGTCCATCCCCCACTTCTGGACAAAGAGATGGTCACTTTATTTGCTGACACACTCAAAGCACCATATTACGAGCATGTGATGGGTAGTTCAACCCAGCAATTCACTAATGCTGTGGTAGTGTGTGAGCGCATAGAGCAAGGCGTCAAGAGTGGTAGAATTGTGGTAGCCCCCGAGAAAAGAGGCTTCGAAAGAAAGGTGGTTGACCATGTTAGAGATGACTATAGGGGTAGGAAAAACACATTCCAAAACTATCACACTCCATCCCAAATTACTAACATCAACTCTTCACCTCCCACCAAAAAACCCGAGCCCCAAAACTTTCAAGCCAAAAGCCAAATTGGAAATTACCAAAGGGTCCAAGAACAACTACCTCTATTACCGCTGCCCCTGAATGAAATGTACCAAAAGCTATTAAGCATCGGGCATGTAGCTCCCGAACCTCTAGCGCCTTTGCAGCCACCTTACCCCGGCTGGTACAAGCCAGAACTCACTTGTGAATACCATGCTGGTGTTTCCGGACATAGCATTCATACTTGCAATGCCTTCAAGAGAAAGCTTCAGCAATTAATCAAGGCAGGGTGGATAGCATTCGAAGACACTCCTAATGTGAACACGAACCCTCTACCTACTCATGCTTGA